One Paramisgurnus dabryanus chromosome 8, PD_genome_1.1, whole genome shotgun sequence DNA window includes the following coding sequences:
- the serpinf2b gene encoding serpin peptidase inhibitor, clade F (alpha-2 antiplasmin, pigment epithelium derived factor), member 2b: MNFGFLILLFLCYSKQGWTEDAVEPADGPADPVMLTPLIPSKPRSDLEDSLTPDITEALTDASHVLDADVPSSGQKEGSSEEDLDMICDGEMTSQQIKRVVGNAIMKLGLSYLEKLRPGSEQPNVIISPLSLSVALSQLMLGAINETEELLLHHLHADALPCYHTALSSLLRNFHKQSLPIASRIYLQTGFEPKQGFMEDSQKLYDSEPATLTTVNEVNEWVRQATNGHIMEFLTSLPMNTVMMLINAMHYKGEWLTRFDPRFTSTEHFYIDENQFVDVDMMLGTKYPLSLFTHVELDAQVARFPFKGDKSLLVVMPTSGYVNTTAIMSMLNISDLYARFPRERNMQVKLPKFKLEFNQDLQEAMARLGLGNLFSEPKLGRISDGPLFVSSVQHMSSVEINEEGAEAAAATSVVISRSNPSFAVNQPFFFAIMDDISQTPFFLGVISNPNPGAATTVVTSPGNSDKIGFIDDKPFEGSPK; the protein is encoded by the exons ATGAACTTTGGCTTTCTGATATTACTCTTCCTTTGTTATTCCAAGCAAGGCTGGACG GAAGATGCAGTTGAACCTGCTGATGGACCGGCGGATCCTGTAATGTTGACCCCACTGATCCCTAGTAAACCAAGATCA GATCTGGAAGACTCACTTACCCCCGACATAACAGAAGCACTCACAGATGCTTCACATGTCCTGGATGCAGATGTCCCCTCTTCTGGACAGAAAGAAGGCTCCTCTGAGGAAGATCTTGATATGATTTGTGATGGTGAAATGACCAGCCAACAAATTAAGCGGGTCGTAGGCAATGCCATTATGAAGCTTGGACTTTCATACTTAGAAAAGTTGAGGCCCGGCTCAGAGCAGCCCAATGTCATAATCTCTCCTCTAAGTTTGTCTGTTGCATTATCACAGCTAATGCTGG GAGCGATAAATGAGACAGAGGAACTGCTTCTTCACCACCTGCATGCAGATGCACTGCCCTGTTACCATACTGCCCTCAGCAGCCTCCTACGTAACTTTCACAAACAGAGCCTGCCTATTGCCAGTCGCATCTATCTCCAAACAG GATTTGAACCAAAACAGGGCTTTATGGAGGATTCTCAGAAGCTCTATGATTCAGAACCAGCCACTCTGACCACAGTTAATGAGGTCAATGAATGGGTTAGACAAGCCACAAATGGGCACATCATGGAGTTTTTGACCAGCCTTCCTATGAACACTGTTATGATGCTCATCAATGCTATGCACTACAAAG GTGAATGGCTCACCCGCTTTGATCCTAGGTTCACGTCTACTGAGCACTTCTACATAGATGAAAATCAATTTGTTGATGTGGACATGATGCTTGGCACAAAGTACCCTCTCAGCCTTTTCACCCATGTTGAGCTGGATGCCCAG gTTGCTCGATTCCCCTTCAAAGGTGACAAGAGTCTTTTGGTGGTAATGCCAACATCAGGATACGTGAATACGACAGCCATCATGTCTATGCTCAATATCTCAGATCTGTACGCTCGCTTTCCACGAGAGAGAAACATGCAGGTCAAACTACCCAAATTTAAGCTTGAATTCAACCAGGACCTTCAAGAGGCTATGGCAAGACTGG GTCTAGGAAATCTATTTAGTGAACCAAAGCTGGGCCGTATCTCGGATGGTCCCTTGTTTGTGTCCAGCGTGCAACACATGTCCAGTGTTGAAATAAATGAAGAGGGTGCAGAGGCTGCTGCTGCAACCAGTGTGGTCATATCACGTTCCAACCCTTCATTTGCTGTCAATCAGCCATTTTTCTTTGCCATAATGGATGATATAAGTCAAACACCGTTCTTCCTGGGAGTCATTTCTAACCCCAATCCCGGAGCAGCCACTACTGTGGTCACCAGTCCAGGCAATTCGGATAAAATAGGGTTTATTGATGACAAGCCTTTCGAGGGTTCCCCAAAGTAG